A region of Solanum dulcamara chromosome 7, daSolDulc1.2, whole genome shotgun sequence DNA encodes the following proteins:
- the LOC129895661 gene encoding histidine--tRNA ligase, chloroplastic/mitochondrial isoform X3 produces MPAILNPSLFILHHHPPLSTAVLSLRHHLNISLFSTSRTTLRVLSTSSSSVSIESSANHNVRTGRSGSSTSPPIEHDTVQKIDVNPPKGTRDFPPEDMRLRNWLFHNFREVSQQFGFEEVDFPVLESEALYIRKAGEEIRDQLYCFEDRGNRRVALRPELTPSLARLVIQKGKSVSLPLKWFAIGQCWRYERMTRGRRREHYQWNMDVIGVPDVTGEAELISAIITFFKRIGLTASDVGFKVSSRKVLQEVLRCYSVPESMFGRVCIIIDKIGKIPMDDIRKDLLSADMSEVAIEELLQVLSLKSLAKLEEKLGASGEALSDLKQLFSLAEKYGYSEWLQFDASIVRGLAYYTGIVFEGFDREGKLRAICGGGRYDRLLSTFGSDDLPACGFGFGDAVIVEA; encoded by the exons ATGCCGGCAATTTTAAACCCTTCCCTCTTTATCCTCCACCACCACCCACCGTTGTCGACGGCGGTACTCTCACTCCGCCACCACCTTAATATCTCTTTATTCTCAACTTCACGCACTACTCTCAGAGTTTTATCTACTTCTTCCTCTTCAGTATCCATTGAATCATCGGCGAACCACAATGTCCGAACCGGACGGTCCGGGTCGTCGACTTCGCCTCCAATCGAACACGATACTGTTCAGAAAATCGACGTCAATCCTCCTAAAGGTACCCGAGATTTCCCTCCTGAAGACATGCGCCTCCGCAATTGGCTCTTCCATAACTTTAGAGAG GTATCGCAGCAATTCGGGTTTGAAGAGGTTGATTTCCCTGTGCTAGAGTCAGAGGCTCTTTATATTAGGAAGGCTGGGGAGGAAATTAGAGACCAG CTTTACTGTTTTGAAGACCGTGGAAACCGTCGAGTTGCATTGAGGCCTGAGCTGACTCCTTCGTTGGCAAGACTTGTGATACAGAAAGG AAAATCTGTATCTCTTCCATTGAAATGGTTTGCTATTGGACAGTGCTGGCGTTATGAGAGAATGACCAGGGGAAGACGTCGTGAACATTACCAATGGAATATGGATGTAATTGGTGTACCAGATGTAACG GGTGAAGCAGAGCTGATATCTGCAATTATTACCTTCTTCAAGCGCATAGGCCTCACAGCATCAGATGTTGGGTTTAAGGTCTCTAGTAGAAAG GTGTTGCAAGAAGTATTGAGGTGCTATTCCGTCCCAGAAAGTATGTTTGGTAGAGTTTGCATCATTATAGACAAG ATTGGAAAGATTCCAATGGATGATATCAGGAAAGATCTGCTGTCTGCTGATATGTCAGAGGTAGCTATTGAAGAGCTATTGCAAGTCCTATCACTGAAGTCTTTGGCAAAGTTAGAAG AGAAACTTGGGGCCTCAGGAGAAGCACTATCTGATTTGAAGCAACTATTTTCACTTGCTGAGAAGTATGGCTATTCAGAGTGGCTTCAGTTTGATGCATCAATTGTCCGTGGTTTGGCTTATTACACTGGGATTGTCTTTGAG GGATTTGATCGTGAAGGAAAGCTCCGGGCAATCTGTGGTGGTGGACGATATGATCGGCTATTGTCTACCTTTGGAAGCGATGATCTTCCAGCTtgtggatttggatttggtgaTGCTGTGATAGTAGAA GCCTAA
- the LOC129895661 gene encoding histidine--tRNA ligase, chloroplastic/mitochondrial isoform X2, protein MPAILNPSLFILHHHPPLSTAVLSLRHHLNISLFSTSRTTLRVLSTSSSSVSIESSANHNVRTGRSGSSTSPPIEHDTVQKIDVNPPKGTRDFPPEDMRLRNWLFHNFREVSQQFGFEEVDFPVLESEALYIRKAGEEIRDQLYCFEDRGNRRVALRPELTPSLARLVIQKGKSVSLPLKWFAIGQCWRYERMTRGRRREHYQWNMDVIGVPDVTGEAELISAIITFFKRIGLTASDVGFKVSSRKVLQEVLRCYSVPESMFGRVCIIIDKIGKIPMDDIRKDLLSADMSEVAIEELLQVLSLKSLAKLEEKLGASGEALSDLKQLFSLAEKYGYSEWLQFDASIVRGLAYYTGIVFEGFDREGKLRAICGGGRYDRLLSTFGSDDLPACGFGFGDAVIVEI, encoded by the exons ATGCCGGCAATTTTAAACCCTTCCCTCTTTATCCTCCACCACCACCCACCGTTGTCGACGGCGGTACTCTCACTCCGCCACCACCTTAATATCTCTTTATTCTCAACTTCACGCACTACTCTCAGAGTTTTATCTACTTCTTCCTCTTCAGTATCCATTGAATCATCGGCGAACCACAATGTCCGAACCGGACGGTCCGGGTCGTCGACTTCGCCTCCAATCGAACACGATACTGTTCAGAAAATCGACGTCAATCCTCCTAAAGGTACCCGAGATTTCCCTCCTGAAGACATGCGCCTCCGCAATTGGCTCTTCCATAACTTTAGAGAG GTATCGCAGCAATTCGGGTTTGAAGAGGTTGATTTCCCTGTGCTAGAGTCAGAGGCTCTTTATATTAGGAAGGCTGGGGAGGAAATTAGAGACCAG CTTTACTGTTTTGAAGACCGTGGAAACCGTCGAGTTGCATTGAGGCCTGAGCTGACTCCTTCGTTGGCAAGACTTGTGATACAGAAAGG AAAATCTGTATCTCTTCCATTGAAATGGTTTGCTATTGGACAGTGCTGGCGTTATGAGAGAATGACCAGGGGAAGACGTCGTGAACATTACCAATGGAATATGGATGTAATTGGTGTACCAGATGTAACG GGTGAAGCAGAGCTGATATCTGCAATTATTACCTTCTTCAAGCGCATAGGCCTCACAGCATCAGATGTTGGGTTTAAGGTCTCTAGTAGAAAG GTGTTGCAAGAAGTATTGAGGTGCTATTCCGTCCCAGAAAGTATGTTTGGTAGAGTTTGCATCATTATAGACAAG ATTGGAAAGATTCCAATGGATGATATCAGGAAAGATCTGCTGTCTGCTGATATGTCAGAGGTAGCTATTGAAGAGCTATTGCAAGTCCTATCACTGAAGTCTTTGGCAAAGTTAGAAG AGAAACTTGGGGCCTCAGGAGAAGCACTATCTGATTTGAAGCAACTATTTTCACTTGCTGAGAAGTATGGCTATTCAGAGTGGCTTCAGTTTGATGCATCAATTGTCCGTGGTTTGGCTTATTACACTGGGATTGTCTTTGAG GGATTTGATCGTGAAGGAAAGCTCCGGGCAATCTGTGGTGGTGGACGATATGATCGGCTATTGTCTACCTTTGGAAGCGATGATCTTCCAGCTtgtggatttggatttggtgaTGCTGTGATAGTAGAA ATTTAG
- the LOC129895371 gene encoding AP-3 complex subunit delta: protein MAGPSLLDSLFQRSLEDLIKGLRLFVGDESSFISKSVDEIRREIKSTDQQTKATALQKLTYLHSIHGVDMSWAAFHAIELSSSQSFNFKRIAYLAASLSFDPSTTDVILLLTHQLRKDLQSPNSHEVSLALHALYFISTPDLARDLTPEVFTLLNSNKGSTRKKAIAIILRLFELYPDAVRVCFKRLVENLENSDPGIVSAVVGVFCELACKEPKSYLPLAPEFYKILADSRNNWLLIKVLKIFGNLAPLEPRLGKRLVEPICDHLKRTGAKSLAFECVRTIVSSFSEYESAVRLAVEKIKEFLNEDDPNLKYLGLQALTIVAPKHLWAVMENKDFVIKSLSDADANIKLEALQLILSMVSEDNVVDICKVLINYALKSDPEFCNEILGCILLTCSRNVYEIIVDFDWYVSLLGEMSRIPHCQKGEEIENQLVDIGMRVKDARPELVRVGRDLLIDPALLGNPFVHRILSAAAWVSGEYVRFSKNPSEIVEALLQPRTSLLPSSIKAVYIQSAFKVLTFYLHYSISTKGVISSASQGVADLMHGRVQENSQFVRTGPVADSDTDDGGLNPRMLHRSVRDVSVESFEDMSVAHEWLSLTSSKVEPISEESILNILDLVEVTLGPLAGSHEVEILERSRNVLGLVELIREELPGYLVKREEDNEKGQKKTHEMIKLIAEAFSEELGPVSASSQERVPMPEGMVLNQSLDDLDAICGDLGLHIPTSFSLGRSISSEKDDVTMSDRQSKEELESTESTSLLSEHRKRHGLYYLQPQKKEMVYDDYPPANDLKAGDNADDEADDLIKLTEQSLFPKKKANQAKPRPVVVKLDDGDGPFIPAKKVESKDDLISGAVRDVLLGDEATTSSSRTRKSDKSLSKRRQKDKLDIDKSSGPKEDSKMMENSELEDANLRRSKRHSRGKEKKHRSTAKDRDEHEEGDKQKVSHRHGKHKSRQKADGALTLAAQSPVIPDFLL, encoded by the coding sequence ATGGCCGGTCCTTCTCTTCTCGATTCTCTCTTCCAACGATCTTTAGAAGACTTAATCAAAGGTCTCCGTCTCTTCGTCGGCGATGAATCATCCTTCATCTCCAAATCCGTCGACGAGATCCGCCGTGAAATCAAGTCCACCGATCAACAGACAAAAGCCACTGCTCTTCAGAAACTCACTTACTTGCATTCCATCCATGGCGTCGACATGTCTTGGGCTGCTTTTCATGCTATAGAACTCTCTTCTTCTCAGTCTTTCAATTTCAAACGCATTGCTTATCTCGCCGCTTCTCTTTCATTCGATCCTTCGACTACTGACGTCATCCTCCTGCTGACTCATCAGCTTCGTAAGGACCTTCAATCGCCTAATTCGCACGAAGTAAGCCTCGCTCTTCATGCTCTGTATTTCATTTCTACACCTGATTTAGCCCGAGATTTAACTCCCGAGGTATTTACTTTACTGAATAGTAACAAGGGTTCTACTAGGAAAAAAGCTATTGCTATTATTTTGAGACTGTTTGAGTTATACCCAGATGCCGTTAGGGTTTGTTTTAAGAGATTAGTGGAAAATCTGGAGAATTCTGATCCGGGTATTGTATCTGCTGTTGTTGGTGTTTTTTGCGAGCTTGCTTGTAAAGAACCCAAATCGTATCTCCCTTTAGCGCCTGAGTTTTATAAGATATTGGCGGATTCTCGGAATAATTGGCTGTTGATTAAAGTTTTaaagatttttggtaacttGGCTCCATTGGAGCCGAGGTTGGGGAAAAGGCTGGTGGAGCCGATTTGTGACCATTTGAAGAGAACGGGTGCAAAGTCATTGGCTTTTGAGTGTGTGAGGACTATTGTTAGTAGTTTCAGTGAGTATGAGTCTGCTGTGAGGCTTGCTGTTGAGAAGATTAAGGAGTTCTTGAATGAAGATGATCCGAATCTCAAGTATCTTGGTTTGCAAGCACTTACCATTGTTGCACCAAAGCATTTGTGGGCAGTCATGGAGAACAAGGATTTTGTGATTAAATCGTTAAGTGATGCGGATGCAAATATTAAACTTGAGGCCTTGCAGCTTATTTTGTCCATGGTTTCTGAGGATAATGTGGTGGATATTTGCAAAGTTTTGATTAATTATGCTCTTAAGTCAGACCCAGAGTTCTGTAATGAGATACTGGGATGTATCTTGTTGACTTGTTCAAGAAATGTGTATGAGATAATTGTGGATTTCGATTGGTATGTATCACTTCTTGGGGAAATGTCGAGAATTCCGCACTGTCAGAAGGGGGAGGAAATAGAGAACCAGCTTGTGGATATAGGTATGAGAGTCAAAGATGCAAGACCAGAACTTGTTCGAGTTGGCCGTGATTTGCTAATTGATCCTGCATTGCTTGGCAATCCTTTCGTACACAGGATTTTATCAGCAGCTGCTTGGGTGTCTGGGGAGTATGTTCGCTTTTCAAAAAATCCATCGGAAATTGTGGAAGCACTGCTGCAACCAAGAACCAGTTTATTGCCATCATCAATAAAAGCAGTATATATCCAGTCTGCATTCAAAGTACTTACCTTTTATCTGCATTACTCTATTTCTACCAAGGGAGTTAtttcttcagcttcccaaggAGTGGCAGATCTGATGCATGGAAGAGTACAGGAGAATTCTCAGTTTGTAAGAACTGGACCAGTTGCTGATAGTGACACAGATGATGGGGGGTTGAATCCCAGGATGTTACATCGATCTGTTAGGGATGTTTCAGTAGAGAGTTTTGAGGATATGTCTGTTGCTCATGAGTGGTTGTCCTTGACTTCCTCAAAGGTGGAGCCAATTTCTGAAGAGTCTATTCTTAACATATTAGATCTTGTAGAAGTAACGTTGGGGCCACTAGCAGGAAGCCATGAGGTGGAGATACTGGAGAGGTCAAGAAATGTCCTTGGTTTGGTTGAACTGATAAGAGAAGAATTACCCGGTTACTTGGTGAAAAGGGAAGAAGATAATGAAAAGGGACAAAAGAAGACTCATGAAATGATCAAACTAATTGCTGAAGCCTTTTCTGAAGAGCTTGGTCCAGTTTCAGCAAGTTCTCAGGAAAGGGTACCTATGCCCGAAGGAATGGTGCTGAATCAAAGTCTGGATGATTTGGATGCCATATGTGGTGACCTTGGGTTGCACATACCTACTTCTTTCTCCCTTGGAAGATCAATTTCCTCTGAGAAGGATGATGTTACCATGTCTGATCGGCAAAGTAAGGAAGAATTAGAATCAACTGAATCAACGTCTCTTCTTTCTGAGCATCGCAAACGTCACGGGCTATATTATTTACAGCCACAGAAAAAGGagatggtatatgatgattaccCACCTGCTAATGACCTTAAGGCTGGAGATAATGCTGATGATGAGGCTGATGATCTGATAAAGCTGACAGAACAATCTCTCTTCCCTAAGAAAAAGGCAAACCAAGCAAAGCCTAGGCCTGTAGTAGTGAAACTGGATGATGGGGATGGACCTTTTATCCCTGCCAAAAAGGTAGAGTCAAAAGATGACCTAATCTCTGGTGCTGTGAGAGATGTTCTTTTAGGTGATGAAGCAACAACATCATCATCACGAACTAGGAAGTCTGACAAGTCATTGAGTAAGAGAAGACAAAAGGACAAGTTAGATATAGACAAGTCTTCTGGACCAAAAGAGGATTCTAAAATGATGGAGAATTCTGAACTAGAAGATGCAAATTTGAGAAGAAGCAAACGCCATTCTCGTGGTAAAGAGAAGAAACATAGAAGTACTGCAAAAGATAGAGATGAACATGAAGAGGGAGATAAGCAGAAGGTTAGCCATCGCCATGGCAAGCATAAATCCAGACAAAAGGCAGACGGGGCTCTAAC
- the LOC129895661 gene encoding histidine--tRNA ligase, chloroplastic/mitochondrial isoform X1 has translation MPAILNPSLFILHHHPPLSTAVLSLRHHLNISLFSTSRTTLRVLSTSSSSVSIESSANHNVRTGRSGSSTSPPIEHDTVQKIDVNPPKGTRDFPPEDMRLRNWLFHNFREVSQQFGFEEVDFPVLESEALYIRKAGEEIRDQLYCFEDRGNRRVALRPELTPSLARLVIQKGKSVSLPLKWFAIGQCWRYERMTRGRRREHYQWNMDVIGVPDVTGEAELISAIITFFKRIGLTASDVGFKVSSRKVLQEVLRCYSVPESMFGRVCIIIDKIGKIPMDDIRKDLLSADMSEVAIEELLQVLSLKSLAKLEEKLGASGEALSDLKQLFSLAEKYGYSEWLQFDASIVRGLAYYTGIVFEGFDREGKLRAICGGGRYDRLLSTFGSDDLPACGFGFGDAVIVELLKERGLLPELNLQVENIVCSLDEELQGAASVVATILREKGQSVDLVLENKPLKWVFKRAARINAHRLILVGKAEWEKGMVNVKTLSTGEQLEIKLDELE, from the exons ATGCCGGCAATTTTAAACCCTTCCCTCTTTATCCTCCACCACCACCCACCGTTGTCGACGGCGGTACTCTCACTCCGCCACCACCTTAATATCTCTTTATTCTCAACTTCACGCACTACTCTCAGAGTTTTATCTACTTCTTCCTCTTCAGTATCCATTGAATCATCGGCGAACCACAATGTCCGAACCGGACGGTCCGGGTCGTCGACTTCGCCTCCAATCGAACACGATACTGTTCAGAAAATCGACGTCAATCCTCCTAAAGGTACCCGAGATTTCCCTCCTGAAGACATGCGCCTCCGCAATTGGCTCTTCCATAACTTTAGAGAG GTATCGCAGCAATTCGGGTTTGAAGAGGTTGATTTCCCTGTGCTAGAGTCAGAGGCTCTTTATATTAGGAAGGCTGGGGAGGAAATTAGAGACCAG CTTTACTGTTTTGAAGACCGTGGAAACCGTCGAGTTGCATTGAGGCCTGAGCTGACTCCTTCGTTGGCAAGACTTGTGATACAGAAAGG AAAATCTGTATCTCTTCCATTGAAATGGTTTGCTATTGGACAGTGCTGGCGTTATGAGAGAATGACCAGGGGAAGACGTCGTGAACATTACCAATGGAATATGGATGTAATTGGTGTACCAGATGTAACG GGTGAAGCAGAGCTGATATCTGCAATTATTACCTTCTTCAAGCGCATAGGCCTCACAGCATCAGATGTTGGGTTTAAGGTCTCTAGTAGAAAG GTGTTGCAAGAAGTATTGAGGTGCTATTCCGTCCCAGAAAGTATGTTTGGTAGAGTTTGCATCATTATAGACAAG ATTGGAAAGATTCCAATGGATGATATCAGGAAAGATCTGCTGTCTGCTGATATGTCAGAGGTAGCTATTGAAGAGCTATTGCAAGTCCTATCACTGAAGTCTTTGGCAAAGTTAGAAG AGAAACTTGGGGCCTCAGGAGAAGCACTATCTGATTTGAAGCAACTATTTTCACTTGCTGAGAAGTATGGCTATTCAGAGTGGCTTCAGTTTGATGCATCAATTGTCCGTGGTTTGGCTTATTACACTGGGATTGTCTTTGAG GGATTTGATCGTGAAGGAAAGCTCCGGGCAATCTGTGGTGGTGGACGATATGATCGGCTATTGTCTACCTTTGGAAGCGATGATCTTCCAGCTtgtggatttggatttggtgaTGCTGTGATAGTAGAA CTGCTCAAGGAGAGGGGACTTCTACCAGAACTTAACCTTCAAGTAGAGAACATTGTCTGCTCATTGGATGAGGAACTTCAAGGTGCGGCATCTGTAGTTGCCACCATTCTCCGGGAAAAAGGGCAAAGCGTTGATTTGGTTTTGGAGAACAAGCCACTTAAGTG GGTGTTCAAGCGAGCAGCACGGATAAATGCACACAGATTGATTTTGGTCGGGAAGGCTGAATGGGAAAAAGGCATGGTCAATGTTAAGACTCTTTCAACAGGTGAGCAATTGGAGATAAAACTCGATGAACTGGAGTAA